The Stieleria maiorica genome includes the window GCTGCACACCAACCTATGCCTTGCACCTGATCGCCGTTGCCGAAAAACTTGGCATCGATCTGACGCAGACGGCCGTTTCACGATTGATCGTCGCCGGCGAACCCGGTGGCAGCGCTCCGGCGATTCGGTCCCGCATCCAAGCCGGTTGGAACGCGACCGTAATCGACCACAGCGGCGCAAGCGAAATCGGGGCGTGGGGATTTGGCAGCCGGGACGGATCGGGGCTGCACGTGATCGAAACCGAATTCATCGCCCAGCGGTTGTGCTTCGATGATGATCATCCAGACGGCAGACCAGCAGCCGATGGCGAAGAAGCGGAGCTGGTTCTGACCGGACTCGGCCGCCACGGTGGACCCGCGATTCGCTATCGCACCGGCGATATCGTGCGAGGATTTCAACAACACGATCACCCCTGTCGCTTCTTGTTTCTCGATGGCGGGGTGCTCGGCCGCAGCGACGACATGATGGTCGTCCGCGGTGTCAACGTCTTCCCCAGCAGCATCGAATCGATCGTCCGACAGCTAAACCCGACCGCCGAGTTTCGTATGATCGTGACCAAGCAGGGCGAAATGGATTCGCTGGCCGTGGAGGCCGAATTGAGTGAATCCGACTGCCGACAGCTCGCCGAGTTGTTTCAAAAGCGTTTGGCGATGCGTGTCGCGGTGACTCCCGTCCCCGCCGAATCATTGCCGCGTTTCCAAGCCAAGGCAAAACGCATGGTCGATCAGCGGCCGAAATGAGCAAGCCGATACGCTCATCGAGAACACCACGGGTGAATTGACGATGCACCGACACCCCCGATTGACACGCAGAGGGTTTGGCGTCATTTCGCCAGATTCGCATTGACCCTGGCGTCGGTTCGCCGTACCATCGCTTGACTTGATTGGACCAACGGTCCCCCCGAGCAAAAAAAAACGCACGACGCCCGAAAGCGTCGTGCGATGCTGGATTTCCAACAAGTGCCCCTTTTGGCATCCGGCATTTGGAATGAGGTCTCAGTCATTTTCGGTCACTTTTGCCCCAAGTGATCGTTTGGCTGAGGCCTTTTTTCTTACTCCTTCTGGATGCTATGGACACCCAGAAATCGCTGCCATATCAGTTGGCAAGAAAAACGAGATTTTGTTGAAATCCCCGTGTTTTGCGGCCCTTTAGCGAGGGGTTGGCATACTTCTTGCTGGGGTGTTTTGTGGTTTTTTGCAGCCCTTTTGGGGGTCGTCATCGGGCTCTCTGGTCAGTTCACCCCTTGACAGTCGTTTTGAACGCGCCGGGCCGCTTTGGACTTCGGGGCCGCGAGTGCTGTGTTTCAAAACGCTGTGTTTCAATTGGAACACAGCACTAGAATGAAGGAAGTGCGCACTGCCGGGTTGCTTGCCGGTCCAATGCACCCCACCAGTCCGTGAGCTTGCCCCATGTCGATCGACCCCCACCCGTTTCCAACCTACACGGCCGAAGACTACGCGGCCTGGAAAGGTGACTGGGAACTCTGGGACGGCGTGCCGATCGCGATGTCGCCGAGTCCATTTGGACGTCATCAGTCGGTCGTTGCGAAGACCGTCACGCACCTGACACTCGCCCTGGAGGCGAGCGACTGTCACGCGACCGTCGTCTCGGAATTGGACTGGATTGTTCGCTCCGATACGGTCGTACGACCCGATGTGATGCTGATCTGTGGCGATCCACCCGATACCCATCAACGCGCGACACCCGCGCTGGTGGTAGAGGTTCTCTCCCCGTCGACCCAGGCGAATGATCGGGGGTTTAAACGGACGCTGTACCGGGAACAAGGCGTGGCGACTTATTTGATCGTTGATCCGATCCAAGAGACCGTCGAAT containing:
- a CDS encoding Uma2 family endonuclease — its product is MSIDPHPFPTYTAEDYAAWKGDWELWDGVPIAMSPSPFGRHQSVVAKTVTHLTLALEASDCHATVVSELDWIVRSDTVVRPDVMLICGDPPDTHQRATPALVVEVLSPSTQANDRGFKRTLYREQGVATYLIVDPIQETVESIHMDAPGAASTVVSSMKLTVCDHCEIDIDAARFFPKRRPA
- a CDS encoding phenylacetate--CoA ligase family protein produces the protein MNPLPTESDISTQWQLDRSQIETLQLERLNAILATAIRNKFYRDRYADLQLPLHSLDQLSQLPLVTKSDMVAPSPGDPGRIFALPREQYSRFHQTSGTSGHPMPVLDTQQDWQWWLDCWRHVLHAADIRASDVAMMAFSFGPFIGFWTASDALVAAGALVIPGGGMSSETRLQMIVEQQCTVVCCTPTYALHLIAVAEKLGIDLTQTAVSRLIVAGEPGGSAPAIRSRIQAGWNATVIDHSGASEIGAWGFGSRDGSGLHVIETEFIAQRLCFDDDHPDGRPAADGEEAELVLTGLGRHGGPAIRYRTGDIVRGFQQHDHPCRFLFLDGGVLGRSDDMMVVRGVNVFPSSIESIVRQLNPTAEFRMIVTKQGEMDSLAVEAELSESDCRQLAELFQKRLAMRVAVTPVPAESLPRFQAKAKRMVDQRPK